A region of Panicum virgatum strain AP13 chromosome 8N, P.virgatum_v5, whole genome shotgun sequence DNA encodes the following proteins:
- the LOC120685677 gene encoding uncharacterized protein At3g49140-like, translating to MLPAAATAAAPDPSCSPFPSARRAPSSALARSRRATASPGPSLRCQSLLPSRCRRHAWCWWGNGRARRGGGAGRVRHCRAVASAPDHMDDELPARGRYHPFEDIPEAARLDDGEPAHLTDAESARTIVEVNNKATVMISTLVGDGVHERIILPEFPYLTDENGDIYFEVDNEDALLESIMGEDKIAHVIIGLDNTQVFADLDLAAASNTDFAQEDDDEDEDDDGSDDDEESDFDDDFNSVEGVFALDDEDDDDGEDDEDDDLPSWSNLETVNSCHPLYFAKMIVETATKSNIDWLDRPPASLVVEGQLRPAFAEESTMVAKHLSSDEPQKDKKESGATFFKVEVLSIELITAYGTEPKVKIEEYRKARPDIIAHSAPNIISRLRAGGDKITQALKSLCWRCKAIQVEEAAVIGVDCLGFDLRVCSGTQVQTLRFAFPTKATSEFSAEKQIHELLFPRNTHQEGQSPQARHKY from the exons ATGCTGCCGGCGGCTGCCACCGCTGCAGCGCCGGACCCCTCGTGCTCCCCCTTcccctccgcccgccgcgcccctAGCTCCGCCCTCGCGAGGAGCAGGCGAGCCACCGCCAGCCCGGGTCCCTCGCTCCGGTGCCAgagcctcctcccctcccgctgccgccgccacgcctgGTGCTGGTGGGGCAATGGGCGCgcgcgccggggcggcggcgccggccgcgtccGCCATTGCCG GGCCGTCGCGTCGGCGCCGGACCACATGGACGACGAGCTGCCGGCGAGGGGCCGGTACCACCCGTTCGAGGATATCCCCGAGGCGGCGAGGCTGGACGACGGGGAGCCGGCCCACCTCACCGACGCCGAGTCCGCCCGCACCATCGTCGAG GTGAACAACAAGGCGACGGTGATGATCTCCACgctcgtcggcgacggcgtgcaCGAGCGGATCATCCTGCCGGAGTTCCCCTACCTCACCGACGAGAACGGAG ATATCTACTTCGAGGTCGACAATGAGGACGCGCTGCTGGAGAGCATCATGGGCGAGGACAAGATCGCG CATGTCATCATTGGGTTGGATAACACACAGGTCTTTGCCGACCTGGATCTTGCGGCGGCCTCCAACACAGATTTTGCGCAAGAAGATGACGacgaagatgaggatgatgatggcTCGGATGACGATGAGGAAAGTGACTTTGATGATGACTTCAACAGCGTG GAGGGTGTGTTTGCTCTTGATGATGAGGATGACGACGACGGTGAGgacgatgaagatgatgatctACCGAGCTGGTCCAACCTCGAGACCGTGAATTCGTGCCATCCATTGTACTTCGCAAAGATGATTGTAGAG ACTGCAACCAAGTCTAATATAGACTGGCTAGACCGGCCACCTGCTAGCCTTGTTGTTGAGGGTCAGCTGAGGCCTGCCTTTGCTGAAGAGAGCACCATGGTTGCCAAGCATTTATCAA GTGATGAGCCACAGAAAGATAAAAAGGAGAGCGGTGCCACTTTCTTCAAGGTTGAGGTCCTCAGCATTGAGTTGATCACTGCATATGGAACTGAG CCAAAGGTAAAGATCGAAGAATACCGCAAAGCTAGGCCAGACATCATTGCGCATTCCGCACCAAACATAATATCGCGCCTGAGAGCTGGTGGAGACAAGATCACACAGGCTCTGAAATCGCTATGCTGGAGGTGCAAAGCCATTCAAGTAGAG GAAGCAGCGGTGATTGGAGTGGACTGCCTTGGATTTGACTTGAGAGTGTGTTCAGGAACTCAAGTGCAGACATTGAGATTTGCTTTTCCAACAAAG GCTACTTCAGAATTCAGCGCAGAGAAACAAATACATGAGCTTCTGTTTCCTAGGAATACACATCAAGAAGGGCAATCACCACAGGCTCGACATAAATATTGA
- the LOC120685678 gene encoding protein AUXIN RESPONSE 4-like gives MPAADPPAAADAAFDEGAPAHAPPSRPRPPPPPRPLSLASALPFWFYLAAAVSLVALLLPRISPASSSPAPLPPLLRGHLASGSVLKLDPAPGLFAVTSRPGGGGGGGGSPAPRVLILPGLAAGTFSFRRVLSSLSSRGVLAAALDLPGQGLSPAPPAAPAPARTSVLREIMDRGVFHAFEHLVQTGEVPYQEEPAAPPGPSPHAPAEAAAAVARAVEALGVAPVHLVLHDSALAAGAAFALANPGAVRSVTLVDATASLPAFPAAVFDVPVLGRLVVRVPALFRGLVLLCCARGLGAEEAEAHRAAMRGEGRTHGVIEAWKAMNHSFQLGEWRGSSDEVRRLPMMVLWSGSWSDMWIDEGKKVAAALPDAKFVYHSGGRWPQEDASEEISGLIAEFVTSSEETS, from the exons ATGCCGGCGGCCgatccccccgccgccgcggacgctgcGTTCGATGAAGGCGCGCCTGCCCACGCACCCccgtcgcggccgcggccgccgccaccgccccgcccCCTCTCGCTCGCCTCCGCCCTCCCCTTCTGGTtctacctcgccgccgccgtctccctcgtcgcgctcctcctcccccgcatctcccccgcctcctcctctcccgcGCCTCTCCCGCCCCTCCTCCGCGGGCACCTCGCCTCCGGCAGCGTCCTCAAGCTCGACCCAGCCCCCGGCCTCTTCGCCGTGACCTcccgccccggcggcggcggcggcggcggcggctcccccgCGCCCCGCGTCCTCATCCTCCCGGGCCTCGCCGCAGGAACCTTCTCCTTCCGCCGCGTCCTCTCCTCGCTCTCCTCCCGCGGCGTCCTCGCCGCGGCGCTCGACCTCCCCGGCCAGGGCCTctccccggcgccgcccgccgcgcccgcgcccgcgcggaCCAGCGTTCTCCGGGAGATCATGGACCGCGGCGTCTTCCACGCCTTCGAGCACCTCGTCCAGACCGGCGAGGTCCCGTACCAGGAGGAGCCGGCTGCCCCGCCGGGGCCGTCCCCGCACGCGCCCgccgaggcggccgcggccgtcgcCCGCGCCGTGGAGGCGCTCGGCGTGGCCCCCGTTCACCTCGTGCTCCACGACTCCGCGCTCGCAGCCGGGGCCGCGTTCGCGTTGGCCAACCCGGGAGCCGTGCGGAGCGTGACGCTGGTCGACGCCACCGCGTCATTGCCGGCGTTCCCGGCCGCGGTGTTCGACGTGCCAGTGCTGGGGAGGCTGGTGGTGCGGGTGCCGGCGCTGTTCCGTGGGCTGGTGCTGCTGTGCTGCGCGCGCGGGCTAggggccgaggaggccgaggcccACCGGGCGGCGATGCGGGGGGAGGGGAGGACACATGGGGTGATTGAGGCTTGGAAGGCGATGAATCACAGCTTTCAGCTGGGGGAATGGAGGGGTTCTTCAGACGAGGTGAGGCGGCTGCCGATGATGGTGCTGTGGTCAGGTTCTTGGTCAGATATGTGGATTGATGAGGGGAAGAAGGTGGCTGCTGCATTGCCGGATGCCAAATTTGTCTACCATTCTGGCGGCCGGTGGCCTCAG GAGGATGCCTCTGAGGAAATATCAGGGCTGATAGCAGAGTTTGTGACCTCTTCTGAAGAAACATCTTAG